From a region of the Sphaerodactylus townsendi isolate TG3544 linkage group LG16, MPM_Stown_v2.3, whole genome shotgun sequence genome:
- the NMNAT1 gene encoding nicotinamide/nicotinic acid mononucleotide adenylyltransferase 1 isoform X1 gives MESPASKIAVVLLACGSFNPITHMHLRLFELARDGLNGTGKYKVVKGIISPVGDAYKKKGLISSSHRMTMAKLATESSDWVEVSNWESSQNEWQETVKVLRYHQQSLNNLYSSKNFDEVPPLSKPGRKRKHEAGGHLSIRRNQLNSETKGTPQLKLLCGTDILESFAVPNLWKREDISEILTDYGMVCITRAGNQAQKFIYESDILWRRKENIHLVEEWISNDISATKIRRALRRRQSVRYLVPDSVLAYIEKHKLYSEESEEQNSGVILAPLQRYAKDAS, from the exons ATGGAGAGTCCCGCCAGCAAGATCGCGGTGGTTCTTCTGGCTTGCGGGTCTTTCAACCCCATCACCCACATGCACCTCCGGCTTTTCGAACTGGCAAGAGATGGCTTGAATGGCACAG GGAAATACAAAGTGGTCAAAGGGATCATTTCACCAGTGGGGGATGCCTACAAGAAGAAGGGTCTGATCAGTTCCAGCCACCGAATGACCATGGCAAAGCTTGCCACAGAAAGCTCCGATTGGGTGGAAGTGAGCAACTGGGAAAGCAGCCAGAACGAATGGCAGGAGACCGTCAAGGTGCTAAG ATACCATCAACAGAGCTTGAATAATTTGTATTCCTCAAAGAACTTTGATGAAGTTCCTCCTCTCAGCAAACCAGGCCGAAAGAGGAAACACGAAGCAGGCGGCCATCTTTCCATCAGAAGGAACCAACTTAATTCAGAAACTAAAG GCACTCCCCAGCTGAAGTTGCTGTGTGGTACAGATATCTTGGAGTCATTTGCTGTCCCCAATCTCTGGAAGCGAGAAGACATTTCGGAAATCCTGACCGACTATGGCATGGTGTGCATCACCAGAGCTGGGAACCAGGCCCAGAAATTCATCTATGAATCCGACATTCTCTGGCGCCGCAAGGAAAACATTCACCTGGTGGAGGAGTGGATCAGCAATGACATCTCCGCCACCAAAATCCGGAGAGCCCTGAGGAGGCGCCAGAGTGTCCGATACTTGGTGCCTGACAGTGTTCTGGCATACATTGAAAAGCACAAATTATACTCTGAAGAGAGTGAAGAACAGAATAGTGGTGTCATTCTAGCTCCTTTGCAGAGGTATGCTAAGGATGCTAGTTAA
- the NMNAT1 gene encoding nicotinamide/nicotinic acid mononucleotide adenylyltransferase 1 isoform X2: MESPASKIAVVLLACGSFNPITHMHLRLFELARDGLNGTGKYKVVKGIISPVGDAYKKKGLISSSHRMTMAKLATESSDWVEVSNWESSQNEWQETVKVLRYHQQSLNNLYSSKNFDEVPPLSKPGRKRKHEAGGHLSIRRNQLNSETKGTPQLKLLCGTDILESFAVPNLWKREDISEILTDYGMVCITRAGNQAQKFIYESDILWRRKENIHLVEEWISNDISATKIRRALRRRQSVRYLVPDSVLAYIEKHKLYSEESEEQNSGVILAPLQRY; this comes from the exons ATGGAGAGTCCCGCCAGCAAGATCGCGGTGGTTCTTCTGGCTTGCGGGTCTTTCAACCCCATCACCCACATGCACCTCCGGCTTTTCGAACTGGCAAGAGATGGCTTGAATGGCACAG GGAAATACAAAGTGGTCAAAGGGATCATTTCACCAGTGGGGGATGCCTACAAGAAGAAGGGTCTGATCAGTTCCAGCCACCGAATGACCATGGCAAAGCTTGCCACAGAAAGCTCCGATTGGGTGGAAGTGAGCAACTGGGAAAGCAGCCAGAACGAATGGCAGGAGACCGTCAAGGTGCTAAG ATACCATCAACAGAGCTTGAATAATTTGTATTCCTCAAAGAACTTTGATGAAGTTCCTCCTCTCAGCAAACCAGGCCGAAAGAGGAAACACGAAGCAGGCGGCCATCTTTCCATCAGAAGGAACCAACTTAATTCAGAAACTAAAG GCACTCCCCAGCTGAAGTTGCTGTGTGGTACAGATATCTTGGAGTCATTTGCTGTCCCCAATCTCTGGAAGCGAGAAGACATTTCGGAAATCCTGACCGACTATGGCATGGTGTGCATCACCAGAGCTGGGAACCAGGCCCAGAAATTCATCTATGAATCCGACATTCTCTGGCGCCGCAAGGAAAACATTCACCTGGTGGAGGAGTGGATCAGCAATGACATCTCCGCCACCAAAATCCGGAGAGCCCTGAGGAGGCGCCAGAGTGTCCGATACTTGGTGCCTGACAGTGTTCTGGCATACATTGAAAAGCACAAATTATACTCTGAAGAGAGTGAAGAACAGAATAGTGGTGTCATTCTAGCTCCTTTGCAGAG